GGGACAACACCGTTGGGTGCACCCACAGAAACGCCTGCATCATTTGAGCCGTAAAGCCATGGCCCGGGTCAACTCCCAGCAGCGCCGTGAGCAGAGGTTTCACAAACGGAAGTTTGTCAAAAATCCGATCGATATCGCTCAGCACTTTCGGAAGCAGGGCCGTCAACAGCGACATCACCAAGGCCAGGCCGATGCCGAATAGCACGACCGGCCAGCGAACTTCGATGCATGTTTTCCGTAGCAATCCTCTCATTGCTGCGCCTCCACGGATGCCGCAGCAGCTTCATCTGTTTGGTAGTATCGCCGGAACAGTGATTCCAGATTTGGTGGCCCAATGCTGATGTCTGTGATGGTTTGCGTTGCCGCCCAGTTTGTTAGTTCAATCGCCGGGCCGTGTAGCTGCAGGTGAATTTGATTTGCTGTTTGCTTCTGCTTATGCAGAAATTCGGGAGTCTCGCAAAGCGTTGCTGCCTCGTCCGTTGCGAAGGTGAGGATCACAGATCTCGGAGCTCGCTGCTTCATTGTGGCAAGTTTTTCGTCCGCCACGATTCGACCATCGCGGACGATTGCGATGCGGTCGCACAACGATTCCACTTCGCTAAGAGTGTGGCTGGAAAAGAAGATCGTGCGGCCTTCGCTGGCCATTTCTTTTAGGCAATCCGCCAGAGTGTCCTGCATCAGCGGGTCGAGGCCGGAGGTGGGTTCGTCCAGAATGACCAGCTTTGGTCGGTGCGCTAACGCCATGACCAGCGCTAACTTCTGTCGGTTGCCTCGAGACATCTTTCGTACCGGAAGGTCAGGTTCTAGGCGAAACCGTTCGGCCAGTTTCAGGCCTTCTTCAAACAGATCCTGATGCCGTATCTCGCCGACAATTCGAAACGCTCGCCGAGCAGTCAGCCACGGGTAGAGTCGCACATCGCCAGCCACGTATCCGAGATCCCGTTTGACGCTCTCGCTGTCGGTCCAGCAGTCTTTTCCAAAGATGGTGGCCGTGCCTGACGACGGTTTCAAAAAGCCCATCAGCAGGCGAATCGTGGTGGATTTACCGGCTCCGTTCGGACCGAGGAATCCGAAGATTTCGCCATGGTCGACAGTCAAATTGATGTCGTTAACGCCGCGGCGAGCGCCATAGGATTTGCAGAGACTGTGGGTGACGAGAACACTCATTGCTTTCCTTTTATCACCAGCGAACTGCCGCGAGCGGCGAACCCGCTGGGAGTCAGACCGTAGCAGAACGCGATCGCTCTGTGTACGATCACTGGGTTCGAAAACGTTTGAATCAGCGTGGTCCTGATTTGCGGAACGCACCTGCTACTTCACGGCAATAACTATGCTCAGAAAACTTTCGTCCACCATCGCTGTGTTTCTGTTGCTGTCGAGTGTCGCACCGGCCGGCGCCGCCGAGCGTCCCAACATTGTGCTGATGATGGTGGACGACCTTGGTTTTTCAGATTTTGGGTGCTACGGCAGCGAAATTGAAACGCCGAACATAGACGCCCTTGCCAGTGGCGGCGTCCGTATGAACCAGTTCTATAACACGGCTAAATGCCATTCATCGCGAATCTGTTTGTTGACGGGGAAGTACACGTTTCAGGCTGGCAACGAAGCCATGGACAACGCTTTGACAATCGCCGAAGTGATGCAGCACAACGGCTATTTTACCGCGATGGCTGGCAAGTGGCATTTGAAGCAGGAACCGACGGATCGGGGCTTCATGCGATACTGGGGACATCTGTCCGGTGCCACAAACTTCTTTTCGGGCGACGACACCTTCCGCCTGAATGGGCAACCGTGGTCGGATTTCGACGATGATTTCTATACCACCGATACCAACGTTGACTATGCGATTCAGTTTATCAGCGAGGCGTTGGCGGCTGATAAGCCGTTCTTCCAATACATCGCTTTCAACGCGCCACACTATCCGTTGCAGGCAAAAAAGAAAGACGTGCTGAAGTACAAAGGGCGCTACGCGATTGGCTGGGATGAACTCCGCAAACGCCGCTACGCCAGACAGGTGGAACTCGGCATCATCGATGCAAAACACAAGCTCAGTCCTCGACCTGACTACATACCGGCGTGGGAAGATCTGACTGACAAAGAACGCGAATGGGAAGAGGCACGCATGGAAGTCTTCGCGGCGATGGTGGATTGCGTCGATCAAAACGTCGGGCGCCTCGTTCGTCATCTGAAAGCAAAAGGTGTGTACGATAATACGCTGATTCTGCTGTGCTCAGATAACGGAGCCTGTCCGTTCGATCGCACTCGCGGCAAAGATCTAAAGCCCTGGGATCCGAAGTCCTATTGGTGCTATGACGTTGGTTGGGCTCATGCCGGTAACACGCCCTTTCGTTGGTACAAACAGAATCAGCATGAAGGCGGAATTTCATCGCCGCTAGTCGCTCATTGGCCAGACGGCGTGACTGCGAAGCCCGGTTCCATCAGTGATCAGCCGGGGCACCTTATCGATCTGTCCGCCACGTGTTTTGATGCGGCGAACGCTGCTTACCCCGATGAGTTCGCCGGCAAACCAACGACCGCGATTCAGGGGCAATCGTTGTTGCCGATCCTGAAGGGCAAACAACGCGACGGCCATGAATGGCTCTACTTCCAGTTTGGTGATAATCGAGCCATCCGACGCGGCGACTGGAAAGCCGTCTCAGCACGCGGCGGGCGATGGGAGCTCTATAATCTTGCCGAAGATCGCTCGGAACTGAACGACCTGGCCTCGTCGAAAAAAGGCCTCGTGACCGGACTAAGTGAGCTTTGGGATCGTGCGGCGGATACAGTCGACCACGCGCCAAAGAAGTTTCGGCGGCCTGTGAAAGACAGCCTGCAAACGTTTCCTGCAAACTCGATGACTCAACGAGCTGCCGGGCCGAAGGCGAAACCGGCTGCGGGAGGCCAGCAACGCGGTAAGAGAAAGAATGTGAACGATGAACGCTGAAAAACTCAAACAGATTCAGGCACCGTTGAAAGCCCGATACGCGGACGACTCCGCTTCCGCTCTGGACACTCAGCGAGCCGTCGGAAAAATTGACTGCGAAGGACTGACCTGCCACGTAGAAACGCACTGTGCTACGCCGGGAATGACAACATCGAGCCTGCACATTATGGCCGGAGGCGACGGAAGTCATGCCTGTGCAGGGGATATGCTGCTGCAGTCGCTGGTGGCATGTTCAGGAGTGACCTTTGCCGCAGTGTCGACGGCCATGGGACTCACCATCAGCAGTGCCAGCGTGGAAGCTCGCGGGACGATGGATTTTCGAGGCACATTGGGCGTTGATCGCGAAGCGCCCGTCGGTTTGACTTCGATTGAACTCATTTTCGACATCAGCAGTGACGAACCCGACGAAAAAATCGACAAGCTGATTCAGCTCACTGAACGCTACTGCGTCGTCCTGCAGACGATCAGCAAGGGCGCAAACGTTTCCTGCCAGCGGCGGTAGTGGACGCGGGCGGCCCCGTTCAGCTCCCGCGTTTCCAGTCATGGGACTGTTTTAGCCCTCGCCCGGCTCGCGCGCCCGGCCACTGTTCCAGTGGCCATTGTCCGGTCTGTTCGTCCGGTCGTTCGCCGTTGTAGTACATGAGGTGATCGGCGGAATTCCACTCCGCATCGAGATCGCCCTGCGTTGCTGTCTGAATGCCCAGCATGCGTTTCAATATCTGAACCAGCTGCAAAGATCCCGCCAGCAGCACAATCATAAACACGGCCATCAAAACCAGAAACGGCCCCATGTCAAAGAACCGCTTCGCGAAGGGCCACGCCGTGGGCCATGTCAGCAGCAGCAGGACGGTCGCGATACTCAGAAATGGGCCATACGGAATTTCGTTGTCTCTGTGAGCGACCCAGTTAATGATGGCGGCGAAAATGGCCAGCAATGGAGCGAACACGAATACGGCCAGAACGGGCTGCCACCCGATGACGCTGCCGATCATGCCCATCAGAACGACGTCGCCAAAGCCCATCGCCTCCTGCTTCAAAACCAGAAACCCAACCTGCCGCACCATCCATACGGATCCGGCACCGACAATCATCCCGAACACGCTCACCAAGAAGCCGTGCCAATGAGGCCACTCACGCGCGAATTCGCTGGCGTCCCATGGCACAAACAACGGCTTCAGCAATTCCGGCATCAACGGACGCAGTGTGCTGACCATACTGGAATCCTGAAACCAGATGGGCACGATATACAGCTGCCCAAAGATCCCACTGGCAGCCAAGGCCAGTAGCATGATGGGAATGGTGCTGCCGTCCGGGATGATTCGACGTTTGCGGTCGATGTCGGTCGCCACGATCAGGCCGCAGATCATCAGCATGTGCAATGCGTATCGCAGATGCAGCCACACAATCGGCGACCATAAATTCTTGATGACTTCCGGACCATGAGGGCCTTCTGAAGACGTCAGGCCACCGGCTGAGATCGTCGCGTTCGCCCCGGTTGGAATTTCAAACCAATAAACCACGGCGAACAGAATTCCGGTCATCAGTTCCACGACGGGAAGGTCCACCGGCAATAAGCGTCTGCACGAATGACACCGGCGGCCAGCCAGGAACCAGCCCAGGACAGGAATGCGTTCTGTTGGCGTTGGTTTGGCCTGGCAGTTTCGACAAACGGTTTGCCGTGTCAGAACCGACTTCAGTTGGTCGCTCAGAATGTCGTGCTTCGGAAAGCGATCGATGCACACATTTAAGAATCGACCAACAAACGCGCCGAACACGAACAGGCACATGAGGACAACGGGCATTGGCAGTTCGTGACCAATCACCGTTTGCCCTCCGCTGCATCCGAGGGCAACCGGCTGAAGATTTCATCGGCCAGTTCCTGCGGCGTGGCCATGTCTGAATCAACAATGATGGACGACGTGGATTCGTACAGCGGTAGGCGAGCCTTCAGGACTTCCGCGACTTCCACTTCAACCGACTTGCCAGTGAGGCTGGGGCGGCGGTCCGCTGTTGTGCCATCTCCACAAATGCGTGCCGCCAGAGTTTCCACGGTGGCTCGTAGCCAGACAACCGGCCCCGCTGCCTGTATGCGCTGCCGATTGACTTCCGCCAGAATCGCTCCGCCACCGGCTGCGATCACGATGTTGTCTTGCGCGATCAGGTCGGTCAGAACTTCGGTTTCCAGCCTCCGAAATTCATCGACGCCGTCAGTCGCAAAGATCTCACGAATCGATTTGCCCGCGCGAGCTTCAATTTGGTCGTCGCTGTCGACGCAGTCGCATCCCAGTTGCCGCGCGAGCAAAGGACCGACACTCGACTTGCCGCAGCCGCGATATCCGATCAGAGTGACGACCATGGAATTTAACTTTGCGTCAGACTAAGTGCTCGGCGGAGCGTTTCGGTCATGTGGTCCAGCGGTGGTTCCTGCCCTGTAAACAGCTTGAACTGCTGAGCTGCCTGGCGGACAAACATTTCCAGGCCGCTGGCCGTCGCACAGCCTCGTGCCCGAGCGTCCTTCAGCAGCAGGGTGTTCTCCGGCGTGTAAACCGTGTCGAAGACCAGCATGTCTTCGTTCAGCCAGTAGTCTTCAAACGGAGACTTGTTGATGTCCGGATGCATACCCACCGAAGTGCAGTTGATCAGGATCTCACACGCTTCCGCGCCTCGATTGGCCCAGTTCACGAACAAACATTCCAGTTCTGCCGCCAGCGCTTCGCCTCGTTGCCGCGTTCGGTTGGTTACCACCACCGTCGCGCCGCGCTGCTGCATGGCACTGGCGGCTGCTCGAGCCACACCACCGGCGCCAAGAATTAAGACTCGACGCCCGGCAAGGTCGGCCACATGAGTCGGGGATTTCTCCAACGCCGCGACAATAGTTTCGGCAATCGCATCGTAATCTGTGTTCGTTGCGTGCCACTGATTGTCTTTTTTGAACAGCGTATTGGCCGCACCGATGGTTTCGGATTGTTCGTCCGGTACGTCCGCAAATTCCAGCACGGCTTCCTTGTGCGGGATGGTGACGCTGTAGCCGCTGACGTTCAGTTTTTCGTATTCCTGAAGCGATTCCTGCAGATTGTCGGCCGGAATTCGCAGAGGCAAATATACGCCGTCAAAACCAACTTCGCGAAACGCGGCGTTGTGGAGGAGAGGGCTGAGGCTATGAACAATCGGATCTCCGATGACACCAAAAATCTGAGTGTCTTTCGCGATCTTGTTGAAGCGATACAAGTTGCGAGTCTCAGCAAACGTCAATTGCCCGGGAGCCATCTCGCGTTCGCTGCTGAACCCGGCATAGGTGAATGGCGAGCCCATCTGACCACATAGAATGCGGCTGATCGTGCCAAATTCGCCCATGCAGAATCCGATGGTGGGCACTTCAGCTGCACGGACCATTTCCAGAATGCGTACGTTGTCCGACGGCTTGTTGGCCATCGTTACGATTTTGATGATGTCGGGATCAAGCTGAGTCATCCGCTGATGGATTTCGGACAACTCAAGCGGCGTTTCGTCGAAGTTGTGATAACTGACGATGCGTTTGGTGTCGCCGTACCGAGGAATCGTTTTGGCAACGTCTTCTTCGATGTCGACGTATTCCGCGCCCGCGATAATGGCTTCACGCAGCAGGGCGAGCCGTTGCTCTTCGGTTCCCGACCACCGGCCTCGATCCTCCGGCCGGCGACACGTGACCAGCACCGGCGTGGGACGGTCTTTTAGCAGGCGACCAATGTCCGGTCGTTTGCGAATCCAGTCCACGCGCAGCTCAACCAGTTCGGCATTGAGTTCCGCCAGATGCTGGTGCCCTTCCAAAAAGGCGGAATGGCGCGTTCTTCCGAGACTGATGCAGATCATTGTCGTGAGGAAAAGCAGGAAGGAGGTTGCGTGACGAGGGAGCCACTTAAGGCTGGACAAGCATTCTAGCGAGGCGGCCAATTGATGCCACCGCCCTGCCCCGCCTATCCCAGGCGGCCAAATTGCTTATCAAGGGTCGCTCGGGACAGCATCAGAGACGTCGGTCGGCCGTGAGGACAGTGGTGAGCGTCGTCGACAGTGTGTCGCTGGCGCAGCAGTTCCTGCATTTCTTCCGGAGCCAGCCGCTGGCCGGCCTTGATCGCCGCTTTGCACGCCATCGTGTGCATCATGTGGTCCAGCAGGTCGCGGCGAGACGTTTTGCCGTCCGATTCTTCCAGCCGTTCTGCCATGTCACGCAAAATTCGCACGAAGTTGCCGCGTGGCAACATTACGGGATGAGCCGAAACCAGAATCGTTGTGCCACCGAAGTCTTCGATTTCAAAGCCGATTTCGATCAGCAATTCACGGTATTCCATCAACACCGCCGCTTCGCCCGCGCTGCATTCGATGGCTTCCGGCATCAGCAGTTTCTGGCTTTCAACCTGCCCTTCGAGAACTCGCAGCCGCAAGTGTTCGTACAGAATGCGTTCGTGCAGAGCGTGTTGGTCAATTACTTCGAGACCCTCATCGCCTGCGACCACCAGGTAACAATCGTGAATCTGGAAGGCTCGAAAATCGTCGCCGTAGACGATGTCAGAAGAGGTCGCTCCGCCTGACACTGCCGTCAATTCCGGAGTCGCGCCGGAAGAATCGTCGACGGGCACCGGCACTGCCGATTCGATGACGTCCATGCTGTGCGGCTGGTCTGCCGTTTCTGTTTCGTCGACGGCGAAAGCCGTTTCGGTGGCGACCGCTGTGCCAGGGGCTTCCGCAAATTCGGACATCGCGTCTGTGACGGCCAGGCGGAACGCGGATGACTTTAGATTCGGACGAATTGCAGGCGCCGACGAAGTCACGGCGTCGCCCGCGTAGCGTGGCGTTTGGATCGCAGCTGCGGGTGCCGCCATCGCCGGGCGGTCCGTCTGGCTGACTGATGCCGCCCAGATATCCAGTTCCTTCTGCAACGGGGCGTTGGGATTTGTGTTGGCGTTTGCTTCTGTCCGTCGAGCCGTCGGGACCTGAATTTCTGATTGAAAGTTCAACGACAGAAACTTGTCACGCAACGTGTGGAGCAGCTGCCGGTACAACGACTGTCCGTCCTGAAAACGAACTTCCGTTTTCGTGGGGTGCACGTTGACATCGACCAGATGAGGCGGCAATTCCAGAAACAGAAAGCTGACCGGATGACGGCCGACCATCAATAGGCCTCGATACGCTTCGCCCAACGCATGCTGCAGGCTACGGTCCTGAATGTGACGTCCGTTTAAAAACAGATACTGGTCTTTGCGAGTTCCTCGACTAAACGACGGATCGCCCACAAAACCCCACAATCGAATCTCTTCGCCTGCCTCAGTGGTGGCTTTTGATTCCACCGGAATAAGCTTGTCGCCCAGATCGCTGCCAAAGAACCGCCGGATGCGTTCTAATTGATTGGGCGTCGCCGGAAGTTCGTACACCAGTTTGTCGTTGTGCCGCAGCACCAGGTGAAGGTTGGGATTTGCCAGTGCGATCTTCGAAAACTGTTCGCTGATCCGGCCAAATTCCGTAGACGGCTTTTTCAGAAATTTGCGGCGAGCGGGCGTGTTGAAGAACAGGTTGTGAACTTCGATCACCGTTCCCTGAGGGCACCCGCATTCGCGGTTGATATTGACGTCGCCTCCGTCAGCCTGCAGTTCGCGGCCGGTATCGAGACCGGTATCGAGACCCAGTCGTCGCGTGCGGATTCGAAAACGGCTGATCGACGCAATCGACGCCAGCGCTTCTCCGCGAAAGCCCATCGTGGCGACTTTTTGCAGGTCTTCGTCGCTGCGGATTTTACTGGTGGCGTGGCTGGTGACGGACAGAAGCAGGTCGTCCGGGTGCATGCCCTCGCCGTTGTCCGAAATGCGAATCAGATCGATGCCGCCCGTAGAAATGTCGACTTCAATCCGAGTCGCCAGGGCGTCCACGCTGTTTTCGAGCAACTCCTTCACGACACTCGCCGGCCGCTCAATCACTTCGCCAGCCGCGATGCGATTGATGACGTGAGGATCAAGTTGCTGAATACGAGACATAGTCGTGGAAATTCGTCCGTGAAGGGGCAGCGGGATGAGGGGCATTCTAGTGTTTGCTGTCGCCATATCCAACGACTCGATGCACTCGAATTTATGCCGCCTACACAGCGATCAAATCAAGTAAGACGGGGCTGTCTCTTGTGTTAATGCCGTGATAGGATGCGAGTTCGTTGCCACCCCGCCGAGCGTTTCTCGTCTGGATTAGAGCATGAACAGCCACAAACGGACGCTGACCACATTCTGCATGTTGTCTGCGGTTGTCTGTTCGCACGAGGGGACAGCGATTGCCGGGATGCCCGCCCCGTTGCCTTCTTCGTGGACCGCCGATAGTGCGAATCAGCTTTATCAGCATGCCGACTCGGCCGTGATACTGCGTTTGCAGGCGATCTCGTTTTTTGCTGTTCTGCTACTGCTGAGCGGCTGGTTCGTGAAGCTGCTGTGGAATTCTGTCGGCAGAGACTTTCCCGCTCTGCCGCAGCTTAGCTACGGCCGAGCTATTGGGCTTGTTGGGTTGTGGGGAGTGGCGTTCGTGATTGTGCTGACGATGATTTCCGGTGCTCGCGAATTGATGACGCCTGGTGCGTGGCAGAAGCAAGGCTGGACTTATCGACTGGCGGATTCGGAGTCTGCGGCAACAGTGAGTCAGACGACGAATCGGCGGCGTCGGCTTGAAGAACTACGTGCGGCACTCTGGCAGTACGCGGCGACTAATAATGGACAGTTGCCGAATCTGGATAGCCCGGCCATTGATGTCGAGCTCACTGAAATTCCCGGCTGGGCAGGAATCAACTACCTCACGGTCCCAAATCGGCATGCGGAAGCGGCGGGCCGCCTTTATGTATTCGAACCAGAGTTGGACCACGACGAGCGGCTCGTACTGCTGACCAACGGATTTATCGGGTCCATGAACTCAGCCACGATTCGCAAGTTACTCAGCGATTCGGGATCAAGTACCTCGTTGCCGCACAGAGGCACGCCATGAAAGACGCAGAGACCAAAGCTGCAACGCCAATGCCGAGCAATGGTTGGTGGAAGGGGGGCGTTGGGGCTTTCGTCGCTTTGTTGATTGTTGTCGCCGTGATTGGGCCGTTCGAGTATGTAGAACAGATCTTATTGGGTTGGCTCTATTTTCCACTCGGAACGATTCCCCGGGCATCCGTGGACTGGCCGACTGCAATACTCGGAATAGCCTGCGTTTTTCTGTTCGTTGTCGGCCTGCGCTTCACGGGGCGCTGGCTGCTTTATTCGACAGCGTTGAACAACAACACACCCCGGCCACAATGGACGTGGCGTTGTTCATGGGTTTTGGGCGGGACTCTGTTGGTGCTTTTCGGTTCCGGCACGGCATTGGTCGGAGTCACTCATCAATTCATCTGGCTGTTGTCAGGTCGCCCCAACACCGCTTCTGCCTCGACGGGAGTCTCGCCAGGGTTCATTGGTCAGGCACGCAACGCGGCGCGGACGACTCAGGCTAAGAATGAGCTGCACATGCACGGCTTGGCTTTTCAGA
This DNA window, taken from Fuerstiella marisgermanici, encodes the following:
- a CDS encoding ABC transporter ATP-binding protein, with the translated sequence MSVLVTHSLCKSYGARRGVNDINLTVDHGEIFGFLGPNGAGKSTTIRLLMGFLKPSSGTATIFGKDCWTDSESVKRDLGYVAGDVRLYPWLTARRAFRIVGEIRHQDLFEEGLKLAERFRLEPDLPVRKMSRGNRQKLALVMALAHRPKLVILDEPTSGLDPLMQDTLADCLKEMASEGRTIFFSSHTLSEVESLCDRIAIVRDGRIVADEKLATMKQRAPRSVILTFATDEAATLCETPEFLHKQKQTANQIHLQLHGPAIELTNWAATQTITDISIGPPNLESLFRRYYQTDEAAAASVEAQQ
- a CDS encoding arylsulfatase, with the protein product MLRKLSSTIAVFLLLSSVAPAGAAERPNIVLMMVDDLGFSDFGCYGSEIETPNIDALASGGVRMNQFYNTAKCHSSRICLLTGKYTFQAGNEAMDNALTIAEVMQHNGYFTAMAGKWHLKQEPTDRGFMRYWGHLSGATNFFSGDDTFRLNGQPWSDFDDDFYTTDTNVDYAIQFISEALAADKPFFQYIAFNAPHYPLQAKKKDVLKYKGRYAIGWDELRKRRYARQVELGIIDAKHKLSPRPDYIPAWEDLTDKEREWEEARMEVFAAMVDCVDQNVGRLVRHLKAKGVYDNTLILLCSDNGACPFDRTRGKDLKPWDPKSYWCYDVGWAHAGNTPFRWYKQNQHEGGISSPLVAHWPDGVTAKPGSISDQPGHLIDLSATCFDAANAAYPDEFAGKPTTAIQGQSLLPILKGKQRDGHEWLYFQFGDNRAIRRGDWKAVSARGGRWELYNLAEDRSELNDLASSKKGLVTGLSELWDRAADTVDHAPKKFRRPVKDSLQTFPANSMTQRAAGPKAKPAAGGQQRGKRKNVNDER
- a CDS encoding OsmC family protein, yielding MNAEKLKQIQAPLKARYADDSASALDTQRAVGKIDCEGLTCHVETHCATPGMTTSSLHIMAGGDGSHACAGDMLLQSLVACSGVTFAAVSTAMGLTISSASVEARGTMDFRGTLGVDREAPVGLTSIELIFDISSDEPDEKIDKLIQLTERYCVVLQTISKGANVSCQRR
- a CDS encoding prepilin peptidase, producing MPVVLMCLFVFGAFVGRFLNVCIDRFPKHDILSDQLKSVLTRQTVCRNCQAKPTPTERIPVLGWFLAGRRCHSCRRLLPVDLPVVELMTGILFAVVYWFEIPTGANATISAGGLTSSEGPHGPEVIKNLWSPIVWLHLRYALHMLMICGLIVATDIDRKRRIIPDGSTIPIMLLALAASGIFGQLYIVPIWFQDSSMVSTLRPLMPELLKPLFVPWDASEFAREWPHWHGFLVSVFGMIVGAGSVWMVRQVGFLVLKQEAMGFGDVVLMGMIGSVIGWQPVLAVFVFAPLLAIFAAIINWVAHRDNEIPYGPFLSIATVLLLLTWPTAWPFAKRFFDMGPFLVLMAVFMIVLLAGSLQLVQILKRMLGIQTATQGDLDAEWNSADHLMYYNGERPDEQTGQWPLEQWPGARAGRGLKQSHDWKRGS
- a CDS encoding shikimate kinase, translated to MVVTLIGYRGCGKSSVGPLLARQLGCDCVDSDDQIEARAGKSIREIFATDGVDEFRRLETEVLTDLIAQDNIVIAAGGGAILAEVNRQRIQAAGPVVWLRATVETLAARICGDGTTADRRPSLTGKSVEVEVAEVLKARLPLYESTSSIIVDSDMATPQELADEIFSRLPSDAAEGKR
- the aroE gene encoding shikimate dehydrogenase: MICISLGRTRHSAFLEGHQHLAELNAELVELRVDWIRKRPDIGRLLKDRPTPVLVTCRRPEDRGRWSGTEEQRLALLREAIIAGAEYVDIEEDVAKTIPRYGDTKRIVSYHNFDETPLELSEIHQRMTQLDPDIIKIVTMANKPSDNVRILEMVRAAEVPTIGFCMGEFGTISRILCGQMGSPFTYAGFSSEREMAPGQLTFAETRNLYRFNKIAKDTQIFGVIGDPIVHSLSPLLHNAAFREVGFDGVYLPLRIPADNLQESLQEYEKLNVSGYSVTIPHKEAVLEFADVPDEQSETIGAANTLFKKDNQWHATNTDYDAIAETIVAALEKSPTHVADLAGRRVLILGAGGVARAAASAMQQRGATVVVTNRTRQRGEALAAELECLFVNWANRGAEACEILINCTSVGMHPDINKSPFEDYWLNEDMLVFDTVYTPENTLLLKDARARGCATASGLEMFVRQAAQQFKLFTGQEPPLDHMTETLRRALSLTQS
- the mutL gene encoding DNA mismatch repair endonuclease MutL, giving the protein MSRIQQLDPHVINRIAAGEVIERPASVVKELLENSVDALATRIEVDISTGGIDLIRISDNGEGMHPDDLLLSVTSHATSKIRSDEDLQKVATMGFRGEALASIASISRFRIRTRRLGLDTGLDTGRELQADGGDVNINRECGCPQGTVIEVHNLFFNTPARRKFLKKPSTEFGRISEQFSKIALANPNLHLVLRHNDKLVYELPATPNQLERIRRFFGSDLGDKLIPVESKATTEAGEEIRLWGFVGDPSFSRGTRKDQYLFLNGRHIQDRSLQHALGEAYRGLLMVGRHPVSFLFLELPPHLVDVNVHPTKTEVRFQDGQSLYRQLLHTLRDKFLSLNFQSEIQVPTARRTEANANTNPNAPLQKELDIWAASVSQTDRPAMAAPAAAIQTPRYAGDAVTSSAPAIRPNLKSSAFRLAVTDAMSEFAEAPGTAVATETAFAVDETETADQPHSMDVIESAVPVPVDDSSGATPELTAVSGGATSSDIVYGDDFRAFQIHDCYLVVAGDEGLEVIDQHALHERILYEHLRLRVLEGQVESQKLLMPEAIECSAGEAAVLMEYRELLIEIGFEIEDFGGTTILVSAHPVMLPRGNFVRILRDMAERLEESDGKTSRRDLLDHMMHTMACKAAIKAGQRLAPEEMQELLRQRHTVDDAHHCPHGRPTSLMLSRATLDKQFGRLG